In a single window of the Arthrobacter zhangbolii genome:
- a CDS encoding lyase family protein translates to MGAAESADYGLLAPAWAGTRVAALTGDTALLQALLDVELAWVRVLADAGLADPEAPAAVAAVSDASLYDAASLAERAQGGGNPVIPLLADLRKLAQAQSPAAAGAIHRGATSQDIMDTALMLLARRALEAILSDADRAVTALGDLARRHARTLCVARTLTQHSLPSTFGLRAAQWLHGVGQAAEGLRTAALGLPLQWGGASGTMAALTTATAAHSGTDGPFDLTSRLAVALGLAEPVAPWQTNRLPVTGLGAALQDFTAAAGKMANDVLLLSRPEIGEVSEPRAAGRGGSSAMPQKQNPVLSVLIRSAALAAPGHGVQLQAAAAAADDERPSGSWHVEWQALRSLLRLAGGAAAKLAELAAGLQVHTRALERNLAAAGPLVVSEKIMAVVAPLLDDGVAGRGKKLVSEAVAHSLSTGEPFATVLRSTVPEDILSDDRLADILDPVNYVGEAAALIERITAAYPGKPSA, encoded by the coding sequence ATGGGTGCAGCGGAGAGCGCCGACTACGGCCTGCTCGCACCGGCATGGGCCGGTACCCGGGTGGCCGCGCTGACGGGGGACACGGCGCTGCTCCAGGCCCTGCTGGACGTGGAGCTGGCCTGGGTGCGGGTGCTGGCGGACGCCGGGCTGGCCGACCCTGAAGCGCCCGCTGCCGTGGCGGCCGTCAGCGACGCCTCCCTGTATGACGCCGCGTCCCTGGCGGAACGGGCACAGGGCGGCGGTAACCCGGTCATCCCCCTGCTCGCGGACCTGCGGAAGCTGGCACAGGCCCAATCCCCGGCGGCTGCGGGCGCGATCCACCGTGGCGCCACCAGCCAGGACATCATGGACACCGCCCTGATGCTCCTGGCCCGCCGGGCGCTGGAGGCCATCCTCTCGGACGCAGACCGGGCCGTCACGGCACTGGGAGACCTTGCCCGGCGCCATGCCCGGACCCTGTGTGTTGCCCGGACCCTGACCCAGCACTCCCTGCCCTCCACCTTCGGGCTGCGCGCAGCGCAGTGGCTGCACGGTGTCGGTCAGGCTGCCGAAGGGCTGCGCACCGCCGCCCTCGGGCTGCCCCTGCAGTGGGGCGGGGCATCCGGAACCATGGCCGCGCTGACCACCGCGACCGCGGCGCACAGCGGCACTGACGGACCCTTTGACCTGACCTCACGCCTTGCCGTTGCCCTGGGACTGGCGGAGCCGGTAGCACCGTGGCAGACCAACCGGCTGCCCGTCACCGGCCTCGGAGCTGCCCTGCAGGATTTCACCGCAGCGGCAGGCAAAATGGCCAACGACGTGCTGCTGCTGAGCCGGCCGGAGATCGGCGAGGTGTCCGAACCGCGGGCCGCCGGCCGCGGCGGTTCCTCCGCCATGCCGCAGAAGCAGAATCCGGTGCTGTCCGTACTGATCCGCAGCGCAGCCCTTGCCGCACCCGGCCACGGCGTGCAGCTGCAGGCTGCCGCCGCAGCGGCGGACGACGAGCGTCCCAGCGGATCCTGGCACGTTGAATGGCAGGCCCTGCGCTCCCTGCTCCGCCTGGCCGGGGGAGCAGCCGCCAAACTCGCCGAGCTGGCCGCGGGCCTGCAGGTTCACACCCGGGCACTGGAACGGAATCTGGCAGCAGCCGGCCCGCTGGTGGTCAGCGAGAAGATCATGGCCGTCGTCGCCCCGCTGCTCGACGACGGTGTGGCCGGCCGCGGAAAGAAGCTGGTATCCGAGGCCGTCGCCCACTCGCTCTCCACCGGCGAGCCGTTCGCAACCGTGCTGCGCAGCACCGTTCCGGAGGACATCCTCTCCGACGACCGGCTCGCGGACATCCTTGACCCCGTCAACTACGTAGGGGAGGCCGCCGCACTTATAGAGCGCATCACGGCTGCCTACCCCGGAAAGCCCTCAGCATGA
- the pcaG gene encoding protocatechuate 3,4-dioxygenase subunit alpha has translation MSEQKLTATPGQTIGPFYGYALPFEKDNQLLAPGLPGSIRLQGTVTDGAGETIPDALLEIWQADAEGNIPQQTGSLVRDGYTFTGWGRTAVDNTGNYTFTTVNPGPTEAGSAPFISFVIFARGLLNKLHTRMYLPDDEEALARDALLSSLPEERRRTLIATREADGGLRWNISLQGENETVFLTYPGA, from the coding sequence ATGAGCGAGCAGAAACTTACCGCCACACCCGGGCAGACCATCGGCCCGTTCTACGGATACGCGCTTCCCTTCGAGAAGGACAACCAGCTCCTTGCGCCGGGACTGCCCGGCAGCATCCGGCTGCAGGGAACGGTCACGGACGGCGCCGGGGAAACCATCCCCGATGCCCTGCTCGAAATCTGGCAGGCCGACGCTGAGGGCAACATCCCGCAGCAGACCGGCTCGCTGGTCCGGGACGGCTACACCTTCACCGGCTGGGGCCGCACAGCCGTGGACAACACGGGAAACTACACGTTCACCACGGTAAACCCCGGCCCCACCGAAGCAGGTTCAGCGCCCTTCATCTCCTTCGTGATCTTCGCCCGCGGCCTGCTGAATAAGCTGCATACCCGCATGTACCTGCCCGATGACGAGGAAGCGCTGGCACGCGACGCCCTGCTCTCCTCGCTCCCCGAGGAGCGGAGGCGCACCCTCATTGCCACGCGCGAGGCCGACGGCGGACTGCGCTGGAACATCTCGCTGCAGGGGGAGAACGAAACAGTTTTCCTCACCTACCCGGGAGCCTAG
- the pcaH gene encoding protocatechuate 3,4-dioxygenase subunit beta produces MEMEKDLFQNSHVVEKLDAAQASQDQISAEIASVHAAYDKSVHDGAAPESQPRIDFPPYRSSILRHPTKDPHHVDPETIELWSPAFGHQDVHALESDLTIQHNGEPLGERIIVRGRILDGDGRPVRNQLVEIWQANSAGRYIHKRDQHPAPLDPNFTGVGRCITTDDGYYEFTTIKPGPYPWKNHFNAWRPAHIHFSLFGTDFTQRMITQMYFPGDPLFALDPIYQSITDQKARDRLVATYDHNLTSHEWATGYNWDIVLTGSNRTWMEDEDAE; encoded by the coding sequence ATGGAAATGGAAAAGGATCTTTTCCAGAACAGCCATGTCGTCGAGAAACTGGATGCGGCGCAGGCGTCGCAGGACCAGATTTCGGCGGAGATTGCCTCGGTCCACGCGGCGTATGACAAGTCCGTACATGACGGCGCCGCCCCGGAAAGCCAGCCCCGCATCGACTTCCCTCCCTACCGCAGCTCCATCCTGCGCCACCCCACCAAGGATCCGCACCACGTTGACCCCGAGACAATCGAACTGTGGTCACCGGCGTTCGGACACCAGGACGTGCACGCCCTGGAGAGCGATCTGACCATCCAGCACAACGGTGAGCCCCTGGGGGAGCGCATCATTGTCCGCGGCCGGATCCTCGACGGCGACGGACGGCCCGTGCGCAACCAGCTGGTGGAAATCTGGCAGGCCAACTCGGCCGGCCGCTACATCCACAAGCGGGACCAGCATCCGGCTCCGCTGGACCCGAACTTCACCGGCGTCGGCCGCTGCATCACCACCGACGACGGCTACTACGAGTTCACCACCATCAAGCCCGGGCCCTACCCTTGGAAGAACCACTTCAACGCCTGGCGCCCGGCCCACATCCATTTCTCCCTGTTCGGCACCGACTTCACCCAGCGCATGATCACCCAGATGTATTTCCCCGGCGATCCGCTGTTCGCGCTGGACCCGATCTACCAGTCGATTACCGATCAGAAGGCACGCGACCGCCTCGTGGCCACGTATGACCACAACCTGACATCGCATGAGTGGGCCACCGGCTACAACTGGGACATTGTGCTCACCGGCAGCAACCGCACCTGGATGGAAGACGAGGACGCAGAGTAA
- a CDS encoding 4-hydroxybenzoate 3-monooxygenase, whose translation MGAQRTVIKTQVGIVGGGPAGLMLSHLLSKSGIENIVVEKRDHETIRTTHRAGILEHGSVRMLTETGVSDRVLTDGYRHDGIDLRFGGVSHRIDFQDLVGESVWLYPQNEVFTDLAAARERDGGDVRYGVSDTSVTDLTTDTPKILFTDAEGTEFEIHCELLVGSDGSAGICKRSIPKDARTDNFIEYPFAWFGILTEAAPSAPELIYANSDRGFALISQRSETVQRMYFQSDPNEDPDAWSEDRIWDELQARVDGPDGLELKRGPIFEKTVLKFRSYVCEPLRYGNLFLAGDAGHTVPPTGAKGLNLALADVQVLFEAIDSFYATKSPELLEGYSDKALKRVWRAQNFSYWMTSMLHTREDASPFERKRALGELSGVVASRHGSAYLAEAYTGWPNA comes from the coding sequence ATGGGCGCACAGCGCACGGTTATCAAGACGCAGGTCGGCATTGTAGGAGGCGGCCCGGCAGGCCTGATGCTCTCCCATCTGCTCTCGAAATCCGGGATCGAGAACATCGTGGTGGAAAAGCGGGACCACGAAACCATCCGCACCACCCATCGCGCAGGCATCCTGGAGCACGGCAGCGTGCGTATGCTCACCGAGACCGGAGTCAGCGACCGGGTGCTTACGGACGGATACCGGCATGACGGAATCGATCTTCGCTTTGGCGGCGTAAGCCACCGGATCGACTTCCAGGACCTGGTCGGGGAATCGGTCTGGCTGTACCCGCAGAATGAAGTGTTCACCGACCTGGCCGCGGCCCGGGAGCGCGACGGCGGTGACGTACGCTACGGCGTCAGCGACACCTCCGTCACCGACCTCACCACTGACACCCCGAAGATTCTCTTCACGGACGCTGAGGGTACGGAGTTCGAGATCCACTGCGAGCTGCTGGTAGGCTCCGACGGCTCCGCCGGCATCTGCAAGCGCTCCATCCCCAAGGACGCCCGCACGGATAACTTCATCGAATACCCCTTTGCCTGGTTCGGCATCCTCACCGAGGCCGCCCCCAGCGCGCCGGAACTCATCTATGCCAATTCCGACCGCGGGTTTGCCCTGATCAGCCAGCGCAGCGAAACGGTCCAGCGGATGTATTTCCAGTCCGATCCGAATGAAGACCCGGACGCCTGGAGCGAAGACCGGATCTGGGATGAGCTGCAGGCCCGGGTGGACGGGCCCGACGGCCTGGAACTGAAGCGCGGACCCATCTTCGAAAAAACCGTCCTGAAGTTCCGCAGCTACGTGTGCGAGCCGCTGCGCTACGGCAACCTCTTCCTTGCCGGCGACGCCGGACATACGGTTCCGCCCACCGGAGCCAAGGGGCTGAACCTGGCCCTGGCCGATGTGCAGGTACTGTTCGAAGCCATTGACTCCTTCTACGCCACCAAGTCGCCCGAACTGCTGGAAGGCTACAGCGACAAGGCACTAAAGCGGGTCTGGCGGGCGCAGAACTTCTCCTACTGGATGACTTCCATGCTGCACACCCGCGAAGACGCCAGCCCCTTTGAACGCAAGCGTGCGCTGGGCGAGCTCAGCGGCGTCGTCGCCTCCCGGCATGGCAGCGCATACCTGGCCGAGGCCTACACCGGGTGGCCCAACGCCTAA
- a CDS encoding IclR family transcriptional regulator, whose product MANSPTGESMTDRIVRIIGAFDGTRPSMSVATLARRTGLPLSTTHRIVNDLMGHGFLQKESGGSVRLGLRLWELANRSSAALGLKQIAMPFMEDIQAVVRQHTQLSILSQDEVLFIERLSSHGSVLNHAQVAGRLPVHVSSSGMVMMAHAPRHQQEAYLSKRNLEPDEVRGLRATWAQMRLQGSASLPGAVVPETTGIAVPVFGAGGTAVAAIGVVVPTGEENISATVPALMTAARGISRGLGVRADAAGPHYGR is encoded by the coding sequence ATGGCGAATTCTCCAACGGGCGAGTCCATGACGGACCGGATTGTGCGGATTATCGGTGCCTTCGACGGAACCCGCCCGAGCATGTCCGTGGCCACGCTGGCACGCCGCACCGGGCTGCCGCTGTCCACCACTCACCGGATTGTCAATGACCTGATGGGTCACGGTTTCCTGCAGAAGGAATCCGGCGGCAGTGTCCGCCTGGGCCTGCGGCTGTGGGAACTGGCCAACCGCAGTTCCGCCGCCCTTGGCCTCAAACAGATAGCCATGCCCTTTATGGAGGACATTCAGGCCGTGGTCCGGCAGCACACCCAGCTGTCCATCCTCAGCCAGGACGAGGTGCTGTTCATCGAGCGGCTGTCCAGCCACGGTTCCGTGCTCAACCACGCGCAGGTAGCGGGACGCCTGCCGGTGCATGTCTCCTCCTCCGGGATGGTCATGATGGCCCACGCTCCCAGGCACCAGCAGGAGGCATATCTGTCGAAGCGAAACCTGGAACCGGACGAGGTGCGGGGCCTGCGGGCGACGTGGGCCCAGATGCGGCTGCAGGGCAGCGCCAGCCTGCCCGGCGCCGTCGTGCCCGAGACCACCGGGATAGCCGTGCCCGTGTTCGGAGCCGGAGGAACGGCGGTGGCTGCAATCGGCGTGGTGGTGCCGACGGGGGAGGAGAACATCTCAGCCACCGTGCCCGCACTGATGACCGCGGCGCGGGGTATCTCGCGCGGGCTGGGGGTGCGGGCGGACGCCGCCGGGCCGCATTACGGCCGATAA